Proteins encoded by one window of Orbaceae bacterium BiB:
- a CDS encoding DUF1116 domain-containing protein yields MKYNSINEANEAIIERIKEARPHWIGVKPAKEAVPTLQQGYKLLHAGPPIKWDDMTGPMQGACIGACLFEGWANNEADAINLLKNGKVEFIPCHSVNSVGPMGGITSANMPMLEVKNMPHGNYAYCNLNEGIGKVMRFGAYGEDVQQRHRWMRDSLAPALNEALQLFENGIDLTAMMAQAITMGDEFHQRNIAASALLLRTLAPKLAQLNRPKDEMSKIFDFLSVTDQFFLNLAMAYCKAVMDSAATIEAGTIVTVMTRNGKDFGIKVSGLGDQWFTAPVNTPEGLFFTGYSQADANSDIGDSAITETFGVGGAAMVAAPGVTRFVGAGGLDAAIETSEEMSEIYLTHNPMLQIPSWDFQGSCLGLDLRRVVETGITPLINTGIAHKKPGIGQIGAGTVRAPLACFEKALIALAEKMDIKG; encoded by the coding sequence ATGAAGTACAATTCGATTAATGAAGCAAATGAAGCAATTATTGAGCGTATTAAAGAAGCTCGTCCACACTGGATCGGTGTTAAACCTGCAAAAGAAGCAGTACCAACATTACAACAAGGTTACAAATTACTCCATGCTGGACCACCGATTAAATGGGATGATATGACTGGACCTATGCAAGGAGCATGTATTGGTGCTTGTCTATTTGAAGGTTGGGCGAATAATGAAGCAGATGCTATTAACCTATTAAAAAATGGCAAAGTAGAGTTTATTCCTTGTCATTCTGTTAACTCTGTTGGCCCTATGGGTGGTATAACTTCTGCTAATATGCCAATGCTTGAAGTCAAAAATATGCCTCATGGTAATTATGCCTACTGTAATTTGAATGAAGGTATTGGTAAAGTGATGCGTTTCGGAGCCTACGGTGAAGATGTACAACAACGTCACCGTTGGATGAGAGATTCACTTGCTCCGGCATTAAATGAAGCACTACAATTATTTGAAAATGGAATTGATTTAACGGCAATGATGGCACAAGCGATTACCATGGGAGATGAATTCCATCAACGTAATATTGCAGCCTCAGCTCTACTATTAAGAACCTTAGCACCAAAATTGGCTCAACTAAATCGACCAAAAGATGAAATGAGCAAAATTTTTGATTTCTTAAGTGTCACAGATCAATTCTTCCTTAATCTTGCTATGGCTTATTGTAAAGCAGTTATGGATAGTGCTGCAACAATTGAGGCTGGTACGATTGTTACAGTCATGACTCGTAATGGCAAAGATTTTGGTATTAAAGTCAGTGGACTGGGTGATCAATGGTTCACGGCACCAGTTAATACACCAGAAGGACTATTCTTTACTGGCTATAGTCAAGCCGATGCAAACTCTGATATTGGTGATAGCGCCATTACCGAAACGTTTGGTGTTGGTGGTGCAGCGATGGTTGCAGCGCCTGGGGTAACTCGCTTTGTGGGTGCTGGTGGACTTGATGCGGCAATTGAGACTTCAGAAGAGATGAGTGAAATTTATTTGACTCACAACCCAATGTTACAGATTCCATCATGGGATTTCCAAGGTAGTTGCTTAGGGCTAGATTTACGTCGTGTTGTTGAAACTGGAATTACGCCATTAATCAATACAGGTATCGCTCATAAAAAACCAGGTATTGGTCAAATTGGTGCGGGTACGGTAAGAGCACCATTAGCATGCTTTGAGAAAGCTTTGATTGCATTAGCTGAAAAAATGGATATTAAGGGGTAG
- a CDS encoding carbamate kinase: MELIVIALGGNAICKRNEALTVENQYNNIDATAKLIANLAGKYKVIIVHGNGPQVGLLALQNAAYTELPPYPLDILVAETQGMLGYMISQSLQQFKQVKNVVTLSTRVAVDKNDPSFSNPTKFIGPVYSPSDEAELVKKYGWTFKADGKYIRRVVPSPKPQTIIELDVIKKLLSEDTILICNGGGGVPVVKQETGYQGIEAVIDKDHSAAKLATELGADHLMILTDTDFVYSDWGTPQQKAYHKVKPDELRSLAKEDGSIGPKVQSAIDFVETTKNTAYIGSLNDLEKLLAGTTGTIISA; the protein is encoded by the coding sequence ATGGAATTAATTGTAATTGCGTTAGGCGGTAATGCTATTTGTAAACGTAATGAAGCATTAACAGTTGAAAATCAGTATAACAATATTGATGCGACTGCGAAACTAATCGCAAATCTTGCCGGCAAGTATAAAGTCATTATTGTACATGGCAATGGCCCACAAGTCGGGTTACTTGCATTACAAAATGCAGCATATACCGAGTTACCACCTTATCCATTAGATATTTTAGTGGCCGAAACTCAAGGTATGTTAGGGTATATGATTAGCCAAAGCTTGCAACAATTTAAGCAGGTAAAAAATGTCGTTACTCTATCAACACGAGTTGCCGTTGATAAAAACGATCCTTCATTTAGTAATCCTACTAAATTTATTGGTCCAGTTTACTCACCGAGCGATGAGGCTGAGTTAGTTAAAAAATATGGTTGGACTTTCAAGGCTGATGGTAAGTATATTCGTCGGGTAGTTCCATCACCAAAACCACAGACTATTATTGAACTTGATGTGATTAAAAAATTATTATCAGAAGATACTATTCTTATCTGTAATGGTGGCGGCGGTGTGCCAGTTGTTAAACAAGAGACTGGTTATCAAGGCATTGAGGCCGTTATCGATAAAGACCATTCTGCAGCTAAATTAGCGACAGAACTTGGTGCTGACCATTTGATGATTTTAACGGATACTGACTTTGTTTATTCTGACTGGGGAACACCGCAACAAAAAGCTTACCATAAAGTTAAACCAGATGAATTGCGTTCATTAGCAAAAGAGGATGGTTCAATAGGACCTAAAGTTCAATCCGCTATTGATTTTGTTGAGACAACAAAAAATACCGCTTACATTGGCAGTTTAAATGATTTAGAAAAATTATTAGCGGGTACTACCGGAACGATCATTAGTGCATAA
- the fdrA gene encoding acyl-CoA synthetase FdrA — MVQAFIKKGSFQDSVSLMLISKKLSQIEDVSEVSVMMGTPANKSLLRNTGFWNDQFDEATPNDICVGIKAEHSDIDIVALISEKLEESLKSANQQKSGSRLLKARRLETAINKLPDANLVLISIAGEYACGLANDALDHNLNVMLFSDNVSVADEIQLKQKATEKGLIVMGPDCGTSIIAGAPLAFANVTPKGNIGIVGASGTGIQEITSQIALHNQGITHAIGLGGRDLSADIGGISALTALTMLSNDSNTKIITFVSKPPAESVRKKIIQAMQQIDKPIVALFLGSKPEKMQDKNIYFANTLDEAARIACLLSKVEQAAESVPSVKGRLIYGLYTGGTLAAEAAMLLAEKLDVTTSSSHDKGIMLDAKGHKIVDLGDDFYTVGRPHPMIDPSIREQEIAALGKNNNVGVLLIDLVIGYGANQNPAESVIEGVKQAKKLRTQDNPLIVIATVTGTESDPQNRTEQINLLKENGIVVLDNLPEAVLLSCKLIDPVCHNQTKSEQPPLLKGVSVINAGLRSFAEDLQSAGIAVIHYQWAPIAGGNPQLANILKKLR, encoded by the coding sequence ATGGTTCAAGCGTTTATTAAAAAAGGCAGTTTCCAAGATTCGGTTAGCTTGATGCTAATATCGAAGAAACTTAGCCAAATTGAGGATGTTAGCGAAGTTTCCGTTATGATGGGAACGCCGGCTAATAAATCTTTATTACGCAATACAGGCTTTTGGAACGATCAGTTTGATGAGGCAACCCCTAATGATATTTGCGTTGGTATTAAAGCTGAACATTCTGATATTGATATTGTTGCCCTGATCAGCGAAAAACTAGAAGAGTCATTAAAAAGTGCTAATCAACAAAAAAGCGGCTCTCGTTTACTTAAAGCTCGTCGCCTAGAAACTGCGATTAATAAACTTCCTGATGCCAATTTAGTCTTAATATCTATTGCTGGGGAATATGCTTGTGGACTTGCAAATGATGCATTAGATCACAACCTAAATGTAATGTTGTTCTCTGATAACGTCTCTGTGGCTGATGAAATTCAATTAAAACAAAAAGCGACTGAGAAAGGGCTAATTGTCATGGGACCAGATTGCGGTACATCAATTATTGCCGGAGCTCCGCTTGCTTTTGCTAACGTAACACCAAAAGGTAATATTGGTATTGTTGGAGCTTCGGGTACCGGCATTCAAGAAATTACCTCGCAAATTGCACTCCATAATCAGGGGATCACTCATGCTATCGGCTTAGGTGGAAGAGATCTTTCTGCTGATATAGGTGGAATTAGTGCCTTAACCGCATTAACCATGCTTAGTAATGACAGTAATACTAAAATTATTACGTTTGTTTCTAAACCACCAGCAGAAAGTGTCCGTAAGAAAATTATCCAAGCGATGCAGCAAATCGATAAACCGATTGTGGCACTGTTTTTAGGCAGTAAACCAGAAAAAATGCAAGACAAGAACATCTATTTTGCCAATACGTTAGATGAAGCTGCTCGTATCGCTTGTCTACTATCGAAAGTAGAGCAAGCAGCAGAGTCTGTTCCATCAGTTAAAGGTCGCTTGATTTATGGTTTATATACTGGCGGAACTTTAGCCGCTGAAGCTGCGATGCTATTAGCAGAAAAACTGGATGTGACGACCTCTTCTTCTCATGATAAAGGCATTATGTTAGATGCTAAAGGACATAAAATTGTCGATCTTGGTGATGATTTTTATACCGTTGGTCGCCCTCATCCGATGATTGATCCCTCTATTCGTGAACAAGAGATTGCGGCCTTAGGTAAAAATAACAATGTCGGTGTGTTACTGATTGATCTAGTGATTGGTTATGGTGCTAACCAAAACCCTGCTGAATCAGTTATTGAAGGTGTTAAACAAGCTAAAAAACTCCGTACACAAGATAATCCATTAATTGTTATTGCAACCGTCACGGGTACAGAGAGTGATCCACAAAATCGTACAGAACAAATTAATTTATTAAAAGAGAACGGTATTGTTGTACTTGATAACTTACCTGAAGCAGTCCTACTCTCTTGTAAATTAATTGATCCAGTTTGCCATAATCAAACAAAATCAGAACAACCCCCTTTGTTAAAAGGTGTCAGTGTTATTAATGCAGGATTAAGAAGTTTCGCTGAGGATTTACAATCTGCGGGCATCGCTGTTATTCATTATCAATGGGCCCCTATTGCAGGCGGCAATCCGCAACTAGCTAATATCTTAAAAAAATTACGATAA
- a CDS encoding cytosine permease has product MTEKLDSITIKTNRTLFPKNNSERTIPPFTYICMWIADGVNLGNMTLGASLFVAGIATINLLQTTVAALIAISIISIIFVLNDRFGYRTGAPYVIQLRMSFGIKGSIVSSLMRGIPAIVWYGFQSWIGGTALNEIVKIATHGSFDNIFVCFLILQVIQIILSLYGFHSIKWVETLISIVIMVALIYVFIILLTQYSDVVSQNWLHTEGTWGIKFGDLSWFLWAIMQQFS; this is encoded by the coding sequence ATGACTGAAAAGTTGGATTCAATTACTATTAAGACTAATCGCACCCTCTTTCCTAAAAACAATTCTGAACGAACAATCCCCCCTTTTACCTATATCTGTATGTGGATCGCCGATGGTGTTAATTTAGGTAATATGACGTTAGGCGCTTCACTATTTGTAGCGGGAATTGCAACAATCAACCTTTTACAAACAACAGTCGCTGCACTTATTGCAATATCAATCATATCCATTATTTTCGTATTAAATGATCGTTTTGGTTATCGAACTGGTGCCCCTTATGTTATCCAATTAAGAATGTCATTTGGCATCAAAGGCTCAATCGTCTCCTCACTGATGAGAGGAATACCAGCAATTGTTTGGTATGGTTTTCAAAGTTGGATTGGTGGAACCGCACTGAATGAGATTGTAAAAATAGCGACACATGGCTCATTTGATAATATTTTTGTCTGTTTCTTAATACTACAAGTAATTCAAATTATTTTATCGTTATATGGTTTTCACTCTATAAAATGGGTTGAAACGTTGATATCAATTGTCATTATGGTTGCTTTAATTTATGTCTTTATTATTTTATTGACCCAATATAGTGATGTGGTAAGTCAAAATTGGTTACATACTGAAGGCACATGGGGAATTAAATTTGGGGATTTATCATGGTTTTTATGGGCAATTATGCAGCAATTTTCTTAA
- a CDS encoding amidohydrolase family protein translates to MTNKEILLASRDQSLKAFLMKRIKDNGGWVNAHMHADRAFTITRESFDVYQKQTLMEKWDTLDRIKAAMTEDDYYRHFSMAVERMIEQGVTAMGSFIDIDPIAQERAIRAALRARENYKKDITIKLVNQTLKGVIDKEARYWFDKGADLVDIIGGLPRRDERDHGAGMGLVHLDVLMQTGKKLGKMVHVHVDQFNSQDEIETEQLTDKTLEHGMHGKVVAIHSISITAHSLEYRQKLYKKMKEAQMMVIACPFAWIDSPRREEQGPTRNSLTPVDELAAAGIPVAIGTDNISDYMLPFSTGNMWEELKLLVTGCRYTDLDNVINVATKNGHLVLGI, encoded by the coding sequence ATGACAAATAAAGAAATTCTATTAGCAAGCCGTGATCAAAGTTTAAAAGCTTTTTTGATGAAACGCATTAAAGATAATGGGGGGTGGGTTAATGCTCACATGCATGCAGATCGAGCCTTTACCATTACAAGAGAAAGTTTTGATGTTTACCAAAAGCAAACCTTAATGGAAAAGTGGGATACACTAGATCGTATTAAAGCGGCAATGACTGAAGACGATTATTATCGCCATTTTAGCATGGCGGTTGAACGTATGATTGAACAAGGTGTTACTGCCATGGGATCATTTATTGATATTGACCCAATCGCACAAGAACGAGCCATTCGGGCAGCACTTCGTGCCAGAGAAAATTATAAAAAAGATATTACGATTAAGCTGGTTAATCAAACCTTAAAAGGGGTAATTGATAAAGAGGCTCGTTATTGGTTTGATAAAGGTGCAGATTTAGTTGATATTATTGGTGGTTTACCAAGAAGAGATGAACGTGATCACGGCGCAGGAATGGGATTAGTTCATCTCGATGTGTTAATGCAAACCGGTAAAAAATTAGGTAAAATGGTTCATGTTCATGTTGATCAATTTAACTCACAAGATGAAATTGAGACTGAACAGTTGACAGATAAAACTCTTGAACATGGGATGCATGGTAAAGTTGTTGCGATTCATAGTATCTCGATTACGGCTCATAGTTTAGAATATCGCCAAAAACTATATAAAAAAATGAAAGAGGCACAAATGATGGTCATTGCGTGTCCTTTTGCTTGGATTGATAGCCCAAGACGTGAAGAGCAAGGCCCAACGCGTAACTCATTAACTCCCGTTGATGAATTAGCAGCAGCAGGTATTCCGGTTGCAATTGGGACTGACAATATTAGCGATTATATGTTACCGTTTTCAACAGGAAATATGTGGGAAGAGTTAAAATTATTGGTGACTGGATGTCGTTATACTGATTTAGATAATGTGATTAATGTTGCAACAAAAAATGGCCACCTTGTTTTAGGAATATAG
- a CDS encoding DUF2877 domain-containing protein, producing the protein MKSVKPLAISTAIPNSIGSLHCFSIHDRVINLLNQQQQLITLHRHHNGISPMGMIIKECDFDYLHSLLLANQSRPIKQNSQGIVVNNEILISNNARKLQLQITQKFISSFTFIDQLIHQFDQPTGLFGSLKSIKKNRLPTELHDLSEQIALLLEGQSIDLSSIIGLGPGLTPTGDDVITGVLLLLFSDPFCSRLLDNLPNQFPLSLLEQQTTKVSANFLHYAMMGIFSANLLNVLHLIQNKRYTNLTAVNRLLSYGHTSGADLLLGMWLGSLILEKYKYG; encoded by the coding sequence ATGAAATCAGTGAAGCCGTTAGCGATAAGTACCGCTATACCCAATTCAATTGGATCGCTTCACTGTTTTAGTATTCATGATAGGGTAATTAATTTACTTAACCAGCAACAACAATTAATTACCCTACATCGTCACCATAATGGAATTAGCCCAATGGGGATGATAATTAAAGAGTGTGATTTTGATTATCTGCATAGCCTGTTACTTGCTAATCAATCGCGACCAATAAAACAAAATTCACAAGGAATTGTAGTCAATAATGAGATCTTAATTAGTAATAATGCCCGTAAGTTACAATTACAAATTACGCAGAAGTTCATCTCCTCTTTTACGTTTATCGATCAACTAATCCATCAATTTGATCAACCTACAGGATTATTTGGCTCATTAAAATCCATTAAAAAAAATAGATTGCCTACAGAATTACACGACTTAAGTGAACAAATCGCTTTACTTTTAGAAGGTCAATCAATAGACCTCTCTTCGATCATTGGCTTAGGGCCAGGATTAACTCCAACGGGCGATGATGTCATCACTGGTGTGCTACTACTATTATTTTCTGATCCATTTTGTAGTCGCTTGTTAGATAATTTACCGAATCAATTTCCTCTTTCCCTGCTTGAGCAACAGACAACTAAAGTGAGTGCCAATTTTCTCCACTATGCAATGATGGGAATTTTTTCTGCAAATCTATTAAATGTGTTACACTTAATCCAGAATAAACGATATACAAACTTAACCGCAGTAAATCGATTACTCAGTTATGGTCATACTTCCGGTGCCGACTTATTACTTGGTATGTGGTTAGGTTCATTAATATTAGAAAAATATAAATATGGATAG
- a CDS encoding MFS transporter, with translation MAIPILIVALLMMIFVKENIIKKTQEQGNADLANVHKPSTIEQIILLFKNRNLVLAYITIFCSIYGFFVIITWLPNYLEAERGMDKTEAASLASIVPWISIIGTLLCSYVSDKLGRRKPVVLCMLPLSLVAIFSIVYSDSYTVLIGVLVLYGFIGKISLNPVLIALVADNVPKTSLSTAFSLYNCIGMSASICAPYVTGLISDNSGSLNNGFYFAALITIIGIIAMLFVKEGNQTK, from the coding sequence GTGGCGATTCCTATTTTAATCGTTGCATTACTGATGATGATCTTTGTTAAAGAAAATATTATTAAGAAAACACAAGAACAGGGCAATGCAGACTTAGCTAATGTTCATAAACCATCAACGATTGAGCAAATTATTTTATTATTTAAAAATCGTAATTTAGTACTCGCCTATATTACTATTTTCTGTTCAATTTATGGATTCTTTGTGATTATTACTTGGTTACCAAATTATTTAGAAGCTGAACGAGGTATGGATAAAACTGAAGCAGCTAGCTTGGCATCTATTGTGCCTTGGATATCGATAATTGGGACCTTGCTATGTAGTTATGTTTCAGACAAATTAGGTCGCCGTAAACCAGTCGTATTGTGTATGTTACCACTATCATTAGTCGCTATTTTCTCTATTGTTTATTCTGACTCTTATACCGTACTTATCGGTGTGTTAGTGTTGTATGGTTTTATTGGTAAAATCAGTCTAAATCCAGTATTAATTGCTTTAGTTGCTGATAATGTACCGAAAACTTCGTTAAGTACTGCATTTAGCTTATATAACTGTATTGGTATGTCGGCATCGATTTGCGCACCTTATGTGACTGGATTAATTTCTGACAACTCAGGAAGCTTAAATAATGGTTTCTATTTTGCGGCATTAATTACAATTATTGGTATTATTGCCATGTTATTTGTGAAAGAGGGTAATCAGACCAAGTAA
- a CDS encoding MFS transporter produces MVCIYAGRSVFSPIIGEIKQAYDIDNAQAGGIMSLFFLAYTILQIPSGILGDRIGRKKVLVTGFILYAAFITSIFFANSFSVFILLWMLAGAAQGSYYGPQYALSTEAIPKKWITLGSAVIGSGMSFGIAFGYSLSSIMTTKLHTS; encoded by the coding sequence TTGGTTTGTATTTATGCAGGTAGATCTGTATTTAGCCCTATTATTGGTGAAATTAAACAAGCTTATGATATCGACAATGCTCAGGCGGGCGGTATTATGAGTCTATTCTTTTTGGCTTATACTATTTTACAAATCCCATCGGGTATTTTAGGCGATAGAATTGGTCGCAAAAAGGTTTTAGTCACCGGTTTTATTCTATATGCTGCATTTATTACATCGATTTTTTTTGCGAATAGTTTTTCAGTTTTTATTTTACTATGGATGTTAGCTGGCGCAGCACAAGGTAGTTATTATGGGCCTCAATATGCTCTATCTACCGAAGCGATCCCTAAAAAATGGATCACATTAGGGAGTGCTGTTATTGGTAGCGGTATGTCTTTTGGTATTGCTTTTGGTTATAGCTTATCAAGTATTATGACCACAAAACTACATACTTCATAG
- a CDS encoding cytosine permease — protein MGNYAAIFLSASDYSRELKLGVSDVKRGFLYFIPILIAYGFVLTIGAMLAAVTGIVNPVEAFPLVIQNEYITVIVSIFIILGVIGVNMVANIVAPAYVISILTKLNYKPAVIITGLLAIASFPWLLVENDNAISLQLFIRIYSAFLGPIIAILLVDYYILSKQQVDIKALYQSDGQYAGVNKIAIIAMLIGAFFAFLEVNLT, from the coding sequence ATGGGCAATTATGCAGCAATTTTCTTAAGTGCCTCAGATTATTCACGTGAACTCAAATTAGGTGTTAGTGATGTAAAACGCGGATTTCTATACTTTATTCCGATCCTGATCGCATATGGTTTTGTTCTTACAATCGGGGCGATGCTAGCTGCGGTTACGGGTATAGTCAATCCTGTTGAAGCCTTTCCTCTTGTTATACAAAATGAATATATCACCGTGATCGTATCAATATTTATTATTCTTGGCGTTATTGGCGTAAATATGGTTGCAAATATTGTTGCACCCGCTTATGTCATTAGTATATTAACAAAATTAAACTATAAACCCGCTGTCATTATCACCGGATTATTAGCGATTGCATCTTTTCCATGGCTACTTGTAGAAAATGATAATGCAATTAGCTTGCAACTATTTATTCGTATCTATTCAGCGTTTCTTGGTCCAATCATCGCTATTTTATTAGTCGATTATTATATCCTCAGTAAACAACAAGTTGACATCAAAGCATTATATCAAAGCGATGGTCAATATGCTGGCGTGAATAAAATTGCGATTATTGCAATGCTAATTGGCGCCTTTTTCGCCTTTTTAGAGGTTAATTTGACCTGA
- a CDS encoding GNAT family N-acetyltransferase, with protein MLTYRPVNHYDLPLLATFPQNEDELYFCYPKGIYPFTPDQLIDIISHRCYSTVIEKEGVLAGFANFYQWQHQGLCKIGNVMVNPIFRQQGIARYLLSVMIKQAVDIFQAKEIQVSCFNTNTAALLFYPKIGFLPISIEERYDKQNQKIALIHFSKIL; from the coding sequence ATGCTAACTTATCGTCCTGTCAATCATTATGATTTACCGCTATTAGCGACATTTCCCCAAAATGAAGATGAGCTTTATTTTTGTTATCCTAAAGGGATTTATCCATTTACTCCTGATCAGTTAATAGATATTATTAGTCATCGCTGTTACTCTACAGTGATTGAAAAAGAGGGTGTTTTGGCTGGTTTTGCTAATTTTTATCAATGGCAGCATCAAGGTTTATGTAAAATTGGTAATGTGATGGTAAATCCAATTTTCAGACAGCAGGGTATTGCGCGATATCTATTATCAGTCATGATCAAACAAGCTGTTGATATCTTTCAAGCTAAAGAGATTCAGGTTTCTTGTTTTAATACAAACACGGCTGCTTTATTGTTTTACCCTAAAATTGGATTTTTACCGATTAGTATAGAAGAGCGTTATGATAAGCAAAATCAAAAAATTGCTTTGATCCATTTTAGTAAAATTTTATAA
- a CDS encoding alpha/beta hydrolase family protein yields MMKKILFLLFTLSFSISAYSYEMRQTAVKSESMDKQLKVTVVVPDSYNTNADNYPTIYVLHGWSGNEQDWVKNSDIAKLADQYQVILVMPDGDYDKWYIDSPVDKNSRFETYISQELVAAIDHDFRTIASKNGRAITGLSMGGFGALNIAVNHQDQFGAVGSMSGGVDPREFPKNWGLEQVFGNHVDNAKFWDNKAIINNAHHFIFSDIDIIIDCGTDDFFINSNRQLHNKLLALKIPHDYIERNGGHTWNYWDNAIKYQMQFLIDALNTKRALQLLPQ; encoded by the coding sequence ATGATGAAAAAAATTCTCTTTTTACTTTTTACATTATCTTTTTCAATAAGTGCATACAGTTATGAGATGCGTCAAACCGCTGTAAAAAGCGAGTCAATGGATAAACAGTTGAAGGTCACTGTTGTTGTACCAGACTCTTATAATACTAATGCCGATAACTATCCTACTATTTATGTTCTACATGGTTGGAGTGGTAATGAACAAGATTGGGTTAAAAACAGTGATATAGCAAAACTTGCCGATCAGTATCAAGTTATTTTAGTAATGCCAGATGGGGATTATGATAAATGGTATATTGATAGTCCAGTTGATAAGAATAGTCGCTTTGAAACTTATATTAGTCAGGAGCTTGTAGCTGCAATTGATCACGATTTTAGAACGATTGCCAGTAAGAATGGGCGAGCTATTACAGGATTGAGTATGGGTGGATTTGGGGCACTTAATATTGCTGTGAATCATCAAGACCAGTTTGGTGCGGTTGGTAGTATGAGTGGTGGAGTTGATCCTCGTGAATTCCCTAAAAACTGGGGATTAGAACAGGTATTTGGTAATCATGTTGATAACGCTAAATTTTGGGATAATAAAGCAATTATTAATAATGCCCATCATTTTATCTTTTCTGATATCGATATAATTATTGATTGTGGCACTGATGATTTTTTTATTAATTCAAATCGTCAATTACATAATAAATTATTAGCATTAAAGATTCCTCATGATTATATTGAACGTAATGGCGGTCATACTTGGAATTACTGGGATAATGCTATTAAATATCAAATGCAGTTTTTAATTGATGCACTCAATACTAAGCGAGCATTGCAATTATTGCCTCAGTAG
- the allD gene encoding ureidoglycolate dehydrogenase, which yields MRVDKETLHKLISNKMHKAGLTKEDADAAADVLTFADLRGVHSHGAVRVEYYSERIAKGGITTHPNIKYTETGPASAILDYDNGCGLVAAKVGMEKAIAMAKKNGVAVVGIKHISHSGSLGYFTEMAAHQNLVAISMCQSDPMAVPYGGAEEFFGTNPIAFAAPSADGRVISFDMATTVQAWGKILHARSKGVDIPSDWAVDANGEPTTDPHNVNALVPIAGAKGYGLMMMVDVLSGILLGVPFGKNVSSMYADLSKGRDLGHLHIVINPEFFIGLEVFKNSVSTMLDELKQVKPMKGVKEVCYPGERGKAREDAYLRDGIEIVDDIYNYLISDDIHFNRYDHKNKFAE from the coding sequence ATGAGAGTAGATAAAGAAACATTGCATAAACTAATATCAAATAAAATGCATAAAGCAGGACTCACCAAGGAAGACGCTGATGCTGCTGCAGATGTTTTAACGTTTGCTGATCTTCGTGGTGTGCATTCGCATGGCGCAGTTCGTGTTGAGTATTATTCTGAACGTATTGCCAAAGGCGGTATTACCACTCATCCTAACATTAAATATACAGAGACTGGGCCAGCTAGCGCAATATTAGATTATGATAATGGTTGTGGTTTAGTTGCAGCAAAAGTGGGTATGGAAAAAGCGATTGCTATGGCTAAGAAAAATGGTGTCGCAGTCGTCGGTATCAAACATATCTCTCACAGTGGTTCTCTTGGTTATTTTACCGAAATGGCAGCACACCAAAACTTAGTGGCTATTTCGATGTGCCAATCTGACCCAATGGCAGTTCCTTATGGTGGAGCTGAAGAGTTTTTTGGTACCAATCCTATTGCGTTCGCAGCACCTAGCGCCGACGGTCGAGTCATTTCATTTGATATGGCAACAACTGTACAAGCTTGGGGAAAAATTCTTCATGCTCGTTCTAAAGGTGTTGATATTCCATCAGACTGGGCGGTTGATGCGAATGGTGAACCGACTACCGATCCACATAATGTGAATGCATTAGTCCCAATAGCCGGTGCAAAAGGTTATGGCTTAATGATGATGGTTGATGTGCTGTCTGGTATTTTACTTGGTGTACCATTTGGTAAAAATGTCTCCTCTATGTATGCAGATTTATCTAAAGGTCGTGATCTTGGCCATTTACATATTGTCATTAATCCTGAGTTTTTTATTGGTCTAGAAGTATTTAAAAATTCAGTTTCAACTATGTTAGATGAGTTAAAACAAGTTAAGCCAATGAAAGGGGTAAAAGAAGTATGTTACCCAGGTGAAAGAGGCAAAGCTCGAGAAGATGCTTATCTTCGTGATGGTATTGAAATTGTCGATGATATTTATAATTATTTGATCAGTGATGATATTCACTTCAATCGTTATGATCATAAAAATAAATTCGCTGAATAA